A DNA window from Pseudomonas sp. B21-056 contains the following coding sequences:
- a CDS encoding dermonecrotic toxin domain-containing protein: MTTTSTTQTPKAEANPRDAVLNQLLAGPTYPEVASILLRDGLKKLYPTLNLDPHNTVVGEPDWDIVDGEIVRRPTRYESLAEMLAGLVDDKSDPMVLIEGLHYLTQLPLTSPNVHLPVRIDQIGRLINELVPAMLTACQEQQLAYWNASLGISGPRWHDLSGELRKAWNVGRVRGWTTTECAMARHLFQYPDRKDRKKNDPYDSHAYLIDVDKVDGLEVTRLGDNSIVVLIGKIEGKEVILKYSIVNGYEKFDSRQALGQSLPTHFGTTTYRKIQWRLYEPDGNIFDHKACGMIAEQVKVIGNSPQTWASYEPPANGEETDEDELVNWFQRQMPHWLLEASPSDQTLFAQHMKNLSILNQSHAGKTYLDEIPSIKDYALSELKKQMVSDHPDASKLDLEEIEFEVRSPVIWGSFVVPGKIDTTRFSLVELALQNLIALPLGDKSIQSLGETELPEWMTVAYLENLITQVDIGRTYPELVKGKLLDDPADSSRREKLYTSQLRIQLPMLALECKIRGEGHLDDRGYRYVAALMQPNEADRKVDGKNIVVRKLAFVPELQVGDSEDVVTNMFVIGPEDSSAGPCLLYRPMLQPQLSQYPSFSNLLYAIRQIPSLRQSVLAWLPDGVRNDYGRLVFPDLLPSPWSIVAFVADPLTSLAYSGPISLTDKNMGADFLPQLFKANADALVELADRQSVSNQENRWESFERAGWLMFNLALPYLGTAVGTAAWLWQIMEDVDTLAQGKPEADRPTKWEAFTDLLLNIALAIITHAIDRARAARSPHRIPVPKEVRELESLPKPKHELVIELLEPLPSTSLPTEHYAPIRSSGALLGRSRESARFIDSFSIDEPADPGELQTEGALKGLYEQTGDWHAKIADKWFKVRVEGELVSIVDGKNPAREGPPLMGDAHGKWHIDTRLRVRGSGSKGVRQKVIAKAQRRRIDLLSALNQFEEQKPQNQKLLTMQAKAMDEASGSEREVKRNVYVAMLKTQRENYQQALQTLMEWPLFQSRPDYPRTRLGYLNAQVNFTFAEMEALQERFIPAMSKAKGMVTSRVRVLEQQHIDAAESMISVSDDMIERLDYMETRFTELKDNGYEGFEFIRRHRKKMPIYTAADLRLIKLDMYRHLCLSLESVESMPEGWEALNQVVDNATVAFQSLRDAIDERSVIRLDERIDAFGSLAEQFAAIDEHLHYLGNEYKGSVRAPQLARLRSGIGELEQWTLRHLASALDERRERRSAGTPYEQRPRPRKKFIRARFWGLVSGEPRLSRLMEETDWVDVKNPFSGDIIVTFHRKETGEWIPHMKPDATQPAVPALDISITKGNDLINGLEAFKAQLEETVDQPGKTPAGIGMILNAHAGRMEKVGTAIKKALDQAQGVTSNETRELPQAQRRAAEALRAQLEKESSALYVLGFETVLNVIKRRPPTMSSIIWLKSRNQISITKQKNRQRIKNPPYGFLDRYEIKDVRTGKALWFADFRYSTNWVPAYTYLSAHLKTVAQANQKTTVIDASQPLSHRQLIDHYRSEIAVDQAKEVFFQKSRS; the protein is encoded by the coding sequence ATGACAACCACCTCTACCACCCAGACACCCAAGGCCGAAGCCAACCCCCGGGATGCCGTACTGAACCAGTTGCTCGCCGGGCCCACGTACCCGGAGGTCGCGTCCATACTGCTGCGCGACGGTCTCAAGAAACTCTACCCCACACTCAACCTTGATCCGCACAATACCGTGGTCGGCGAACCGGACTGGGACATTGTCGATGGCGAAATCGTGCGTCGCCCGACCCGCTATGAATCCCTTGCCGAAATGCTGGCCGGGCTGGTGGACGATAAAAGCGATCCGATGGTGCTGATCGAAGGGCTGCATTACCTGACCCAACTGCCACTGACGTCCCCCAATGTGCATTTGCCGGTGCGTATCGACCAGATCGGGCGCCTGATCAATGAGCTGGTGCCGGCCATGTTGACGGCTTGCCAGGAGCAGCAACTGGCGTACTGGAATGCTTCGCTTGGCATATCCGGCCCACGCTGGCATGACCTCTCCGGGGAGCTGCGCAAGGCTTGGAACGTCGGGCGCGTCAGGGGCTGGACGACGACTGAGTGCGCCATGGCCAGGCACTTGTTCCAATACCCCGACCGCAAGGACCGCAAGAAGAACGACCCTTATGACAGCCATGCGTACCTGATCGACGTCGATAAGGTGGATGGCCTTGAAGTGACCCGCCTGGGCGACAACTCGATCGTGGTCCTGATCGGCAAGATCGAGGGCAAGGAAGTCATTCTCAAGTACTCGATCGTCAACGGTTACGAGAAATTCGATTCACGGCAAGCCCTGGGACAATCCCTCCCGACCCATTTTGGTACGACCACCTACCGAAAAATCCAGTGGCGGCTGTATGAGCCCGACGGCAATATTTTCGATCACAAGGCCTGCGGGATGATCGCCGAACAGGTCAAGGTCATCGGTAACTCCCCGCAGACATGGGCGTCCTATGAGCCTCCTGCCAACGGCGAGGAAACCGATGAGGACGAGCTCGTGAACTGGTTCCAGCGCCAGATGCCCCATTGGCTGCTGGAGGCCTCGCCGTCCGATCAGACGCTGTTTGCCCAGCACATGAAAAACCTGTCGATATTGAATCAATCCCATGCCGGCAAAACCTATCTGGATGAGATTCCTTCCATCAAGGACTATGCGTTAAGCGAGCTGAAAAAACAGATGGTCTCGGACCACCCCGACGCCTCGAAGCTCGACCTGGAAGAAATCGAGTTCGAGGTGCGCAGCCCCGTTATCTGGGGGAGCTTCGTGGTGCCCGGCAAGATCGACACCACCCGCTTCAGCCTCGTCGAGCTCGCCTTGCAGAACCTGATTGCGCTTCCCCTGGGCGACAAGAGTATCCAGTCCCTGGGCGAGACCGAGTTGCCCGAGTGGATGACCGTGGCGTACCTCGAAAACCTCATCACCCAGGTCGATATCGGTCGCACTTACCCCGAGCTGGTCAAGGGCAAACTGCTCGACGATCCGGCAGATTCGAGCCGCCGCGAAAAGTTGTACACCTCCCAGCTACGCATCCAACTGCCAATGCTGGCGCTGGAATGCAAGATCCGTGGCGAGGGGCACCTGGACGACAGGGGGTACCGCTACGTCGCCGCGCTGATGCAGCCCAATGAAGCCGACCGCAAGGTCGACGGCAAAAACATCGTCGTACGCAAACTGGCCTTCGTACCCGAGCTGCAAGTGGGCGACTCGGAAGACGTCGTGACCAACATGTTCGTCATCGGTCCCGAGGACTCGAGCGCCGGGCCTTGCCTGCTGTATCGCCCCATGCTGCAGCCGCAGTTGAGCCAGTACCCGTCGTTCAGCAATCTGCTGTATGCGATCAGGCAAATCCCTTCGTTACGCCAATCGGTGCTGGCCTGGTTGCCCGATGGGGTGCGTAACGATTACGGCCGATTGGTATTCCCGGACCTGCTGCCCTCCCCTTGGAGCATCGTGGCGTTCGTGGCCGACCCTTTGACCTCCTTGGCCTATAGCGGCCCCATCAGTTTGACCGACAAAAACATGGGGGCAGATTTCCTGCCGCAGTTGTTCAAGGCCAATGCCGATGCCCTGGTCGAGCTGGCCGATCGGCAATCGGTATCCAACCAGGAAAATCGCTGGGAAAGCTTTGAACGGGCAGGCTGGCTGATGTTCAACCTGGCCCTGCCTTACCTGGGGACAGCCGTAGGCACCGCAGCCTGGCTCTGGCAAATCATGGAGGACGTCGACACATTGGCGCAGGGCAAACCGGAGGCCGATCGACCGACCAAATGGGAGGCCTTCACTGACCTGCTGCTGAACATCGCACTGGCGATCATTACCCACGCCATCGACCGCGCCAGGGCAGCCCGAAGTCCCCATCGGATACCGGTACCCAAAGAAGTGCGCGAACTGGAAAGCCTGCCAAAACCCAAACATGAACTGGTGATCGAACTGCTCGAACCGCTTCCGAGCACGTCGCTGCCAACCGAACACTACGCGCCCATCCGTTCCAGTGGTGCGTTGTTGGGCAGATCGAGAGAAAGCGCGCGGTTTATCGACTCCTTCAGCATCGACGAACCCGCAGATCCGGGAGAACTCCAAACCGAAGGAGCGCTCAAGGGGCTCTACGAACAGACGGGAGACTGGCACGCCAAAATAGCGGACAAGTGGTTCAAGGTGCGGGTCGAAGGCGAACTGGTCTCTATCGTCGACGGAAAAAATCCCGCCCGCGAGGGCCCTCCCCTGATGGGCGATGCCCACGGCAAATGGCACATCGATACACGCCTGCGAGTACGCGGCAGCGGGTCCAAAGGCGTCAGGCAAAAAGTCATCGCTAAAGCGCAACGGCGCCGGATTGATCTGCTATCCGCACTGAATCAATTCGAAGAACAGAAGCCGCAGAATCAGAAACTGCTGACGATGCAGGCCAAGGCAATGGACGAGGCGTCGGGCTCCGAAAGGGAGGTGAAACGCAACGTGTATGTCGCCATGCTGAAGACACAGCGGGAAAACTATCAGCAGGCGTTGCAGACACTGATGGAATGGCCGCTCTTCCAGTCAAGGCCCGACTACCCTCGCACCCGGCTCGGCTACCTGAATGCCCAGGTAAACTTTACCTTCGCCGAGATGGAGGCACTTCAGGAGCGCTTCATTCCGGCCATGAGCAAGGCGAAGGGCATGGTCACTTCCAGGGTCAGGGTGTTGGAGCAACAGCACATTGATGCCGCCGAGAGCATGATCAGCGTCAGCGACGATATGATCGAGCGTCTGGACTACATGGAGACGCGCTTCACCGAGCTGAAGGATAACGGCTATGAAGGCTTCGAATTCATCCGGCGGCATCGTAAGAAAATGCCTATCTACACGGCCGCCGACCTTCGCCTGATCAAACTGGATATGTACCGTCATCTCTGCCTGTCACTGGAAAGCGTCGAGTCGATGCCCGAAGGCTGGGAAGCGCTCAACCAGGTGGTCGATAACGCCACGGTGGCGTTCCAGAGCCTGCGTGACGCGATCGATGAGCGCAGCGTGATCCGGCTGGATGAGCGGATCGATGCATTCGGCAGCCTGGCCGAACAGTTCGCCGCCATCGACGAACACCTCCACTACCTGGGTAACGAATACAAGGGCAGCGTGCGTGCGCCACAGCTCGCTCGACTGCGCTCGGGGATCGGCGAACTTGAACAATGGACGTTGCGTCATTTGGCGTCTGCCCTCGATGAGAGACGGGAACGACGAAGCGCCGGCACCCCTTATGAGCAACGGCCAAGGCCCAGGAAAAAGTTTATCCGGGCGCGCTTCTGGGGCCTGGTCAGCGGCGAGCCGCGCCTGTCCAGATTGATGGAGGAAACGGATTGGGTCGATGTGAAAAACCCGTTCTCCGGAGACATCATCGTCACGTTCCATCGCAAGGAAACCGGCGAATGGATCCCTCATATGAAACCCGACGCCACGCAGCCCGCCGTCCCGGCCTTGGACATCAGCATCACGAAGGGCAACGACCTGATCAACGGGCTGGAGGCGTTCAAGGCGCAGCTAGAGGAAACCGTAGACCAGCCCGGTAAAACACCCGCCGGCATAGGGATGATCCTCAATGCCCACGCTGGCAGGATGGAAAAAGTCGGCACGGCCATCAAAAAGGCCCTCGACCAGGCACAAGGTGTGACTTCAAACGAAACGCGGGAACTTCCGCAGGCGCAACGACGCGCGGCCGAAGCCTTGCGCGCACAGCTCGAGAAGGAATCAAGCGCCCTGTATGTCCTGGGTTTCGAAACCGTTCTGAATGTCATCAAACGACGCCCGCCGACCATGAGCAGCATCATATGGCTTAAAAGTCGGAACCAGATCTCCATCACCAAACAGAAGAACCGGCAACGCATCAAGAACCCGCCCTACGGCTTTCTCGACCGGTATGAGATCAAGGACGTGAGAACCGGCAAAGCGCTCTGGTTTGCAGACTTCCGTTATTCGACAAACTGGGTACCCGCCTACACCTACCTTTCTGCCCACTTGAAAACCGTTGCCCAAGCCAATCAGAAGACCACCGTCATCGACGCCTCCCAACCCCTCAGCCACCGTCAACTGATCGACCATTACCGCAGCGAAATCGCCGTGGATCAGGCCAAGGAAGTGTTCTTTCAAAAATCGCGCTCATGA